In Paroedura picta isolate Pp20150507F chromosome 6, Ppicta_v3.0, whole genome shotgun sequence, one genomic interval encodes:
- the P2RY8 gene encoding S-geranylgeranyl-glutathione receptor P2RY8 isoform X1: MDGNHSKLDNETLAMLKNTAVMTALPFLYTLVVLISIPGNIFSLWIFFFHIKPKTSSVIFMINLSITDLVLACCLPLQIAYHINGNNWLYSNNLCSIVTVMFYANMYSSILTMTSISLERYLGVVYPMQRLKWRRKRYAVLGCLVMWTVLLTAFYPLANTDLTYEVKELNITTCFDVLKWNMLPSRLAWAVFLLSLFFLFFLIPFTVTVFCYIGIIRKLVQASQRYSNGQKTRSITLAVIVLLVFITCFAPNNFVLLVHMISRLYLNKSYYHIYKLTLGISCLNNCIDPFIYYFASKEFFQTFMQVIGQKVLLNDSTETRRDSVFSVNARTTSARSMSSGHGEAMAVTVPFLQRNDSVF, translated from the coding sequence ATGGATGGCAATCATTCCAAGTTGGATAATGAAACACTGGCCATGCTTAAGAACACAGCTGTCATGACTGCATTGCCATTTTTGTACACACTGGTGGTGCTGATCAGTATTCCTGGAAATATTTTCTCCCTCTGGATTTTCTTCTTTCACATCAAGCCCAAAACATCTTCTGTCATCTTCATGATTAACCTCAGTATCACAGATCTAGTACTGGCTTGCTGTCTTCCCTTACAAATTGCCTATCACATCAACGGGAACAATTGGTTGTATAGCAACAACCTGTGTAGCATTGTCACAGTGATGTTTTATGCAAACATGTATTCCTCAATACTTACAATGACAAGCATCAGCTTGGAGCGCTACTTGGGTGTGGTGTACCCAATGCAGCGActcaaatggagaagaaaaagataTGCAGTGCTAGGCTGTTTGGTAATGTGGACTGTCCTACTAACAGCCTTCTATCCACTTGCAAATACAGACCTGACCTATGAAGTGAAAGAGCTAAATATCACAACTTGCTTTGATGTCCTcaagtggaacatgcttcctagTCGACTGGCTTGGGCAGTTTTCCTCTTATCactgttctttctcttcttcctgatCCCATTCACAGTGACAGTGTTTTGCTACATTGGCATTATTCGGAAGCTTGTCCAGGCATCTCAGAGATACAGCAATGGGCAGAAGACACGGTCAATCACCTTGGCTGTAATTGTCCTCCTGGTTTTCATCACCTGTTTTGCCCCCAACAACTTCGTCCTGCTGGTTCACATGATCAGCCGCCTCTACCTGAATAAGAGTTACTATCACATTTATAAACTCACCTTGGGGATCAGCTGCCTCAACAACTGCATAGATCCATTCATTTACTACTTCGCATCCAAGGAGTTTTTCCAGACATTCATGCAAGTAATAGGCCAGAAAGTGCTGCTGAATGACAGTACAGAGACCAGAAGGGACAGTGTGTTTTCTGTCAATGCAAGGACAACATCAGCAAGATCCATGTCAAGTGGCCATGGTGAAGCAATGGCTGTTACTGTGCCATTTTTGCAAAGGAATGACAGTGTTTTTTAG